A single Cryptococcus neoformans var. grubii H99 chromosome 7, complete sequence DNA region contains:
- a CDS encoding glyceraldehyde-3-phosphate dehydrogenase, which translates to MVVKVGINGFGRIGRIVLRNAIEHGDLEVVAVNDPFIDLDYMVYMFKYDSTHGRFKGSVEVKDGKLYINNKAIAVFGEKDPANIKWGEAGAEYVVESTGVFTTTEKASVHLKGGAKKVVISAPSADAPMFVCGVNLDAYKPEYQIVSNASCTTNCLAPLAKVIHDNFTIIEGLMTTVHATTATQKTVDGPSHKDWRGGRGAAANIIPSSTGAAKAVGKVIPSLNGKLTGMSFRVPTSDVSVVDLVCRIEKGASYDEIKDVIKKASESPELKGILGYTEDAVVSTDFVGTTESSIFDAQAGIALNANFVKLVSWYDNEYGYSRRVCDLISYIAGVDAKAQ; encoded by the exons ATGGTCGTCAAGGTTGGAATCAACGGTTTCG GTCGTATTGGTCGAATTGTTCTCAG GAACGCCATCGAGCATGGAGATCTCGAGGTTGTTGCTGTCAACGA CCCTTTCATTGACTTGGACTACATG GTCTACATGTTCAAGTATGACTCC ACTCATGGTCGTTTTAAGGGCTCCGTCGAGGTTAAGGACGGTAAGCTTtacatcaacaacaaggccATTGCCGTCTTCGGTGAGAAGGACCCTGCCAACATCAAGTGGGGTGAGGCTGGTGCCGAATACGTCGTTGAATCTACCGGTGTTTTCACGACTACCGAAAAGGCCAGTGTTCATCTCAAGGGAGGTGCCAAGAAGGTCGTCATTTCCGCGCCTTCCGCTGATGCTCCTAT GTTTGTCTGCGGTGTCAACCTTGATGCCTACAAGCCGGAGTACCAAATCGTGTCCAACGCTTCTTGCACCACCAATTGTCTCGCTCCCCTTGCCAAGGTCATCCATGACAAC TTTACTATCATCGAGGGCTTGATGACCACTGTCCATGCTACTACTGCCACCCAGAAGACCGTCGACGGTCCTTCCCACA AGGACTGGCGAGGAGGTCGAGGTGCTGCCGCTAACatcatcccttcttccactggTGCTGCTAAG GCCGTAGGCAAGGTCATTCCTTCCCTTAATGGCAAGCTTACTGGCATGTCTTTCCGAGTCCCTACCTCTGATGTATCCGTCGTGGACCTCGTTTGTCGCATTGAGAAGGGTGCCTCTTATGATGAAATCAAGGATGTCATCAAGAAGGCTTCCGAGAGCCCTGAGTTGAAGGGTATTTTGGG TTACACTGAAGATGCTGTTGTCTCTACTGATTTCGTTGGCACTACCGAATCTTCTATCTTCGATGCCCAGGCTGGTATTGCTCTTAATGCCAACTTTGTCAAACTTGTTAGCTGG TATGACAATGAGTACGGTTACTCTAGGCGTGTCTGCGACCTCATTTCTTACATTGCCGGTGTCGATGCCAAGGCTCAGTAG